Proteins from a single region of Azospira inquinata:
- a CDS encoding TPM domain-containing protein, translating to MESRLGGYGERWGRWLAFLLLVGCLALSALARADTLVPIPPLQGRVTDLTGTLSPATREALTRQLADLEQAKGAQVAVLLVPTVGPESIEQYSLRVAEAWKLGRRGVDDGVLLLVAKNDQRARIEVGYGLEGAITDAQAKGIIEDRMFPLFRQGNFNAGVEAGVSALVSLIQGEALPPPAQKAGAGKDYSWNDLFISAVMLALVGGGLLRALFGRLVAGLVCGGLMGLLAGLGGLGWLAALGLGILVFFLVLLGGFFPGGGWGGPGRGGSGWGGGGFSGGGGSFGGGGASGRW from the coding sequence ATGGAAAGCCGGCTGGGCGGTTATGGGGAGCGGTGGGGCCGCTGGTTGGCCTTCCTGCTCCTAGTCGGCTGCCTGGCCCTGAGTGCCCTGGCTCGGGCCGATACTCTGGTGCCCATTCCCCCCTTGCAGGGTCGGGTCACGGATCTGACCGGTACCCTGAGTCCGGCTACCCGGGAGGCCCTGACCCGCCAGCTGGCCGATCTGGAGCAGGCCAAGGGGGCCCAGGTGGCGGTGCTCCTGGTGCCCACCGTGGGGCCGGAAAGCATTGAGCAATACAGCCTGCGGGTGGCGGAAGCCTGGAAACTGGGGCGCCGGGGCGTGGATGACGGGGTGCTGCTCCTGGTGGCCAAGAATGACCAGCGGGCCCGGATTGAGGTGGGCTACGGCCTGGAAGGGGCTATTACGGATGCCCAGGCCAAGGGCATTATCGAAGATCGGATGTTTCCCCTGTTCCGCCAGGGAAATTTCAATGCTGGGGTTGAGGCCGGGGTCAGCGCCCTGGTTAGTCTGATTCAGGGCGAGGCTCTGCCGCCGCCGGCGCAAAAAGCCGGCGCGGGGAAGGACTATTCCTGGAATGATCTCTTCATTTCTGCGGTCATGCTGGCCCTGGTCGGAGGCGGCCTATTAAGGGCCCTCTTCGGCCGTCTGGTGGCCGGGCTGGTGTGCGGGGGGCTCATGGGGTTGTTGGCCGGACTTGGCGGTCTGGGCTGGTTGGCTGCCCTGGGGCTGGGCATCCTGGTGTTCTTCCTGGTGCTCCTGGGGGGCTTTTTCCCCGGTGGCGGCTGGGGTGGCCCGGGACGTGGGGGCTCCGGTTGGGGTGGCGGTGGCTTTTCCGGCGGTGGCGGCAGTTTTGGAGGCGGTGGCGCCTCGGGAAGGTGGTAA
- a CDS encoding LemA family protein yields MKSRLLVLLALVAGLLSGCGYNTFQALDEQTQASWSEVLNQYQRRADLVPNLVNTVKGYADHERQVLTAVTEARARVGAMQLTPELAKDPAALAKFQAAQGGLSEALSKLMVVSERYPDLKADRNFRDLQAQLEGTENRIAVARNRYIQAVQAYNTALRTFPNNLTAKAFGYTPKPNFTVADEKAIATPPKVDFGGAPQAAGQSR; encoded by the coding sequence ATGAAATCCCGTCTTCTGGTTTTGCTGGCCCTGGTGGCCGGCCTTCTTTCCGGTTGCGGCTACAACACCTTTCAGGCCCTGGATGAACAGACCCAGGCTTCCTGGTCCGAGGTGCTCAACCAGTATCAGCGGCGGGCCGATCTGGTGCCCAACCTGGTGAATACGGTAAAAGGCTACGCGGACCATGAGCGCCAGGTGCTTACCGCCGTCACCGAAGCCCGGGCCCGGGTGGGGGCCATGCAACTGACCCCGGAATTGGCCAAGGACCCGGCGGCCCTGGCCAAGTTTCAGGCCGCCCAGGGCGGTTTGTCGGAGGCCCTGTCCAAACTGATGGTGGTGTCGGAACGGTATCCGGACCTAAAGGCGGACCGGAATTTCCGTGACCTACAAGCCCAGCTGGAAGGCACGGAAAACCGCATTGCGGTGGCCCGCAACCGCTATATCCAGGCGGTCCAGGCCTACAACACGGCCCTGCGCACCTTCCCCAACAATCTCACGGCCAAGGCCTTTGGCTACACCCCCAAGCCCAATTTCACCGTGGCCGATGAAAAGGCCATCGCCACGCCGCCCAAGGTGGACTTCGGCGGCGCTCCCCAGGCAGCTGGCCAGTCCCGTTAA
- a CDS encoding uracil-DNA glycosylase — protein sequence MKLSREELLEEMGLGPVWHWRPHPLSEPQRAPRMAPPLAAKEEGAASPGPARLPGEPLVPTATAAPALRLPPAPSAPSPKAPAPSLDPGAMAAPPAPAGDDARSQAIRAMDWDQLETAVRECTACGLCAKRKQAVPGVGDRQPDWMFIGEGPGAEEDERGEPFVGQAGRLLDNMLAAIGLSRKEKVYIANAVKCRPPNNRTPEAGEMGACMPFLERQIALAQPKLIVLMGRAAAHAVLGSDRALASLRGHRHQYNRQGLSIPVVVTYHPAYLLRNLPEKARAWEDLCFARHILAGL from the coding sequence GTGAAACTGTCCCGGGAAGAATTGCTGGAAGAAATGGGCCTGGGGCCGGTCTGGCACTGGCGCCCCCATCCCCTCAGCGAGCCCCAGCGGGCGCCCCGGATGGCGCCGCCCCTGGCGGCCAAGGAGGAAGGGGCGGCCAGCCCAGGCCCGGCGCGTTTGCCTGGGGAGCCCCTGGTTCCCACAGCAACGGCGGCCCCGGCCTTACGGCTTCCTCCCGCCCCTTCGGCGCCGTCCCCCAAGGCCCCGGCTCCCTCCCTGGACCCGGGGGCCATGGCTGCCCCGCCGGCTCCCGCCGGGGACGATGCCCGCAGTCAGGCCATCCGGGCCATGGATTGGGATCAACTGGAAACGGCAGTGCGGGAATGCACCGCCTGCGGTCTCTGCGCCAAGCGCAAACAGGCCGTGCCCGGGGTGGGAGACCGGCAGCCGGATTGGATGTTCATCGGAGAAGGTCCGGGGGCTGAGGAAGACGAACGGGGCGAACCCTTTGTCGGCCAGGCCGGGCGTCTGCTGGACAACATGCTGGCGGCCATCGGCTTAAGCCGGAAGGAAAAGGTCTATATCGCCAATGCGGTGAAGTGCCGCCCCCCCAACAACCGCACGCCGGAGGCGGGGGAAATGGGGGCCTGCATGCCTTTCCTGGAACGCCAGATTGCCCTGGCCCAGCCCAAGCTCATTGTTCTCATGGGACGGGCCGCGGCCCACGCGGTGCTGGGCTCGGACCGGGCCCTGGCTTCCCTACGGGGGCATCGGCACCAGTACAACCGCCAGGGGCTGTCCATTCCCGTGGTGGTGACCTACCATCCGGCCTACCTGTTGCGTAATCTCCCGGAAAAAGCCCGGGCCTGGGAAGACCTGTGCTTCGCCCGGCATATTCTGGCCGGACTGTGA
- the rimI gene encoding ribosomal protein S18-alanine N-acetyltransferase, with product MGADWLSREFQGLEFLPMTPADLDQVMAVETVVYPFPWSRGNFADSIKAGYSCWVAREGVSLVGYLVLMPALDETHLLNISVAPERQGRGYGGRLLRRAMVQARHGGAESLLLEVRPSNAPALRLYRNFGFQEVGRRKGYYPASAGREDALVMRKSLAEVVL from the coding sequence ATGGGGGCAGATTGGCTCAGCCGGGAATTCCAGGGCCTGGAATTCCTGCCCATGACCCCGGCGGACCTGGATCAGGTTATGGCGGTGGAAACGGTGGTCTATCCCTTTCCTTGGAGCCGGGGCAATTTCGCCGATTCCATCAAGGCCGGTTACAGCTGCTGGGTGGCCCGGGAAGGAGTGAGCCTGGTGGGCTATCTGGTGCTCATGCCGGCCCTGGATGAAACCCATCTCCTCAATATCAGCGTGGCGCCGGAGCGCCAGGGGCGGGGCTACGGCGGGCGCCTGTTGCGCCGGGCCATGGTCCAGGCCCGCCACGGGGGCGCAGAAAGCCTGCTCCTGGAAGTGCGCCCCAGCAATGCTCCGGCCCTACGCCTCTACCGCAATTTCGGCTTTCAGGAAGTGGGACGGCGCAAGGGCTATTACCCGGCTTCCGCCGGGCGGGAAGACGCCCTGGTGATGCGTAAATCCCTGGCGGAGGTGGTGCTGTGA
- the tsaB gene encoding tRNA (adenosine(37)-N6)-threonylcarbamoyltransferase complex dimerization subunit type 1 TsaB: MKILALETATDAGSVALWCDGALTVRHCTPGPQSSGTLLPLVRATLAEAGWSLAQMDGLGFGCGPGSFTGLRVACGVAQGLAVGADLPVLPVETLAAMAWATGLERVTVYLDARMGEVYSAPYLRQPQGVARQGEITVLGPDACPLPPADATWAAAGNGIGAYAALAARLQAPAARINLVSPDLVPEAGAVAQLAAQAYGRGEGLDAAQALPLYVRDKVAMTVAERLAAGGKA; this comes from the coding sequence ATGAAAATTCTTGCTTTGGAAACCGCCACCGACGCGGGCTCCGTAGCCCTGTGGTGCGACGGGGCCCTGACGGTGCGCCACTGCACCCCGGGTCCCCAGAGTTCCGGCACCCTGTTGCCCCTAGTGCGGGCTACCCTGGCGGAGGCCGGCTGGTCCCTTGCCCAGATGGACGGCCTGGGGTTTGGCTGCGGTCCGGGTTCCTTCACCGGCCTGCGGGTGGCTTGTGGGGTGGCCCAGGGACTGGCGGTGGGTGCCGATCTGCCCGTGCTGCCGGTGGAGACCCTGGCGGCCATGGCCTGGGCCACGGGACTGGAGCGGGTCACTGTCTATCTGGATGCCCGCATGGGGGAGGTGTATAGCGCCCCCTATCTACGTCAGCCCCAGGGCGTGGCCCGCCAGGGGGAGATTACCGTGCTGGGGCCGGACGCCTGCCCCCTGCCTCCGGCCGATGCTACCTGGGCCGCGGCGGGTAACGGCATCGGCGCCTATGCTGCCCTGGCGGCCCGCTTGCAGGCCCCGGCGGCCCGGATCAACCTGGTTTCCCCTGACCTGGTACCGGAAGCCGGGGCGGTGGCCCAGCTGGCGGCCCAGGCTTATGGCCGGGGCGAAGGGCTGGATGCCGCCCAGGCCCTGCCCCTGTACGTGCGGGACAAGGTGGCTATGACCGTGGCGGAACGGCTGGCAGCGGGAGGCAAGGCCTGA
- the ompR gene encoding osmolarity response regulator transcription factor OmpR, whose translation MNEHAKILVVDDDQRLRDLLLRYLGEQGFAVKVADGGPAMDKLMARESFDLLVLDLMLPGEDGLAICRRLRASDPHQAILMLTAKGDDIDRIIGLEMGADDYLPKPFNPRELVARIHAVLRRRAAPPPGTPTESEEKVVLGDLTIDLGTRTLERPGQSTPLTTGEFAVLKALLQHPRQPLSRDRLMSLARGREQGPFDRAIDVQISRLRKLIEPDPQSPRYIQTVWGFGYVFVPDGKRQ comes from the coding sequence ATGAACGAACACGCCAAAATTCTCGTCGTCGATGACGACCAACGTCTGCGGGATTTGCTGCTGCGCTACCTGGGAGAGCAGGGATTCGCCGTCAAGGTGGCGGACGGCGGTCCGGCCATGGACAAGCTCATGGCCCGGGAATCCTTTGACCTGCTGGTGCTGGACCTGATGCTCCCCGGGGAGGACGGGCTGGCCATCTGCCGCCGCCTGCGGGCCAGCGACCCCCACCAGGCCATACTCATGCTCACCGCCAAGGGGGACGACATCGACCGGATCATCGGTCTGGAAATGGGGGCGGATGATTACCTGCCTAAGCCCTTCAATCCCCGGGAACTGGTGGCCCGTATCCACGCCGTGTTGCGCCGCCGGGCGGCGCCCCCCCCGGGCACCCCCACGGAAAGCGAGGAAAAGGTGGTGCTGGGGGATCTGACCATCGATCTGGGCACCCGGACCCTGGAACGACCTGGCCAATCCACTCCCCTCACCACCGGGGAATTCGCCGTCCTCAAAGCCCTGCTCCAGCACCCCCGCCAGCCCCTCTCCCGGGACCGGCTCATGAGCCTGGCCCGGGGCCGGGAACAGGGCCCCTTCGACCGGGCCATCGACGTGCAAATCTCCCGCCTGCGCAAACTCATTGAGCCGGACCCCCAAAGCCCCCGCTATATTCAGACCGTGTGGGGCTTTGGCTACGTTTTCGTACCCGACGGTAAACGCCAGTAA
- a CDS encoding sensor histidine kinase yields the protein MTYRSPSLLLRIFLLVALLLAVSVIIWIQLFQAAEREPRAEQLAQLTASVVNITRAALVNSDPIRRRDMLTELAEREGLRIYLADPDQDVVEPLPSRAFFQEFQAQARHLLGKSTRYSLAVNGQPGFWVSFRIGAYDEDGGDDYWLMLPRERAERNVAWQWLGWGLGALLLALVAAWLIASRIDRPLRAMALAARAVGEGRRPPPLAENGPEEVRLLARALNQMSRDLTQMEDARAEVLAGISHDLRTPLARLRLAVEMGVEDTGLQSGMVTDLAQMDDIIGQFLDFARGEIQEKEETLDPNQILAAVARRWEERGQPLVLEAAPLPPRPLRPRALERAVANLVDNARKYAPGPVELHSSQDKDELHLEVWDRGPGIPPEETERLKRPFTRLENARSNTTGTGLGLAIVERIAKLHGGGLELLPRPGGGLIARLRLPLGAQGAGSTSAGTEPSAG from the coding sequence GTGACCTACCGTTCCCCTTCCCTGCTGCTGCGCATTTTCCTGCTGGTGGCCCTGCTCCTGGCCGTTTCCGTCATTATCTGGATCCAGCTCTTCCAAGCCGCCGAACGGGAGCCCCGGGCCGAGCAACTGGCCCAGCTCACCGCCTCGGTGGTCAATATCACCCGGGCCGCCCTGGTGAACAGCGACCCCATCCGCCGTCGGGACATGCTTACCGAGCTGGCGGAACGGGAAGGCCTGCGTATTTATCTGGCGGACCCGGACCAGGACGTGGTGGAGCCCCTCCCCTCCCGGGCCTTTTTTCAGGAATTCCAGGCCCAGGCCCGGCACCTGCTGGGCAAGAGCACCCGTTACAGCCTGGCGGTCAATGGCCAGCCCGGCTTCTGGGTGAGCTTCCGCATCGGCGCTTACGACGAGGATGGGGGGGATGACTACTGGCTCATGCTGCCCCGGGAACGGGCGGAGCGGAACGTGGCTTGGCAGTGGCTGGGCTGGGGTCTGGGCGCCCTGCTCCTGGCCCTGGTGGCAGCCTGGCTCATTGCCTCCCGTATCGATCGCCCCCTGCGGGCCATGGCCCTGGCCGCCCGGGCCGTGGGGGAAGGTCGCCGCCCCCCGCCCCTGGCGGAAAATGGACCGGAGGAAGTGCGTCTCCTGGCCCGGGCCCTGAACCAGATGTCCCGGGATCTGACCCAGATGGAAGACGCCCGGGCCGAGGTGCTGGCGGGCATTTCCCACGACCTGCGCACCCCCCTGGCCCGGCTGCGGCTGGCGGTGGAAATGGGGGTGGAGGATACGGGTCTGCAAAGCGGCATGGTGACGGATCTGGCCCAGATGGACGACATCATCGGCCAGTTCCTGGACTTCGCCCGGGGAGAAATCCAGGAGAAGGAAGAAACCCTGGACCCCAACCAGATTCTGGCCGCCGTGGCCCGGCGCTGGGAGGAACGGGGCCAGCCCCTGGTTCTGGAGGCCGCTCCCCTGCCCCCCCGGCCTCTGCGCCCCCGGGCCCTGGAGCGGGCCGTGGCCAATCTGGTGGATAACGCTCGGAAATACGCCCCCGGGCCGGTGGAACTCCACTCCAGCCAGGACAAGGACGAACTCCATCTGGAAGTCTGGGACCGGGGGCCGGGCATTCCCCCGGAAGAAACGGAGCGCCTGAAGCGCCCCTTCACCCGCCTGGAAAACGCCCGCAGCAACACCACGGGCACGGGTCTGGGACTGGCCATTGTGGAGCGCATCGCCAAGCTCCACGGAGGCGGTCTGGAGCTGCTACCCCGCCCAGGAGGCGGCCTGATCGCCCGGCTGCGCCTGCCTCTGGGGGCCCAGGGCGCTGGCTCAACAAGTGCCGGGACCGAACCTTCCGCCGGCTAA
- a CDS encoding HD-GYP domain-containing protein: MIKKIRVPQLRVGMYVCDFNAGWLEHPFLTNSMALESDDQVAKVVEAGIREVYIDTDRGLDVEDAPTAAEARLATESALAQLAATPAPSPRESLPPPSSLAEELSRVRNTFGETSRAVRRILEDVRLGRQIEMEAVEPVVERITSSVLRNSNAMLTLRRLQQRYDYIYLHSLGVCAMLTSFAKYLGEDLGDIYQMALGGLLLDIGVMRLNPEILNKPGKLSGEEFRHVRSHVLLGADLLRQLQGIPTLALQILEQHHERQDGSGYPRGLSGDAISRAGRMAAIVDVYDAITSDRVYHPRLDPASAIRKLFDWSRFQFDSELTQAFIRSVGIYPVGTLVRLESGRLGIVTAQREKSLLQPVVRVIFDTRRNYYLPPTDVDLSRPLGQGGGDRIVGNESPVQWGIEVQRFLL, encoded by the coding sequence TTGATCAAGAAAATCCGGGTACCCCAGCTGCGGGTCGGCATGTATGTGTGCGACTTTAATGCGGGCTGGCTGGAACACCCTTTTCTGACCAACAGCATGGCCCTGGAAAGCGACGACCAGGTGGCCAAGGTGGTGGAGGCGGGCATTCGGGAGGTCTATATCGACACGGACCGGGGGCTGGACGTGGAGGATGCCCCCACGGCGGCGGAGGCTCGCCTGGCCACGGAAAGCGCCCTAGCCCAGCTGGCCGCCACGCCGGCGCCCTCGCCCCGGGAATCCCTGCCGCCCCCCAGCAGCCTGGCGGAGGAGCTGTCCCGTGTACGCAACACCTTTGGGGAAACCAGCCGAGCGGTGCGGCGCATCCTGGAAGACGTGCGCTTGGGGCGGCAGATTGAAATGGAAGCGGTGGAGCCGGTGGTGGAGCGCATCACCAGTTCCGTGCTGCGCAACAGCAACGCCATGCTCACCCTGCGCCGCCTGCAGCAGCGCTACGACTACATCTACCTCCACTCCCTGGGGGTCTGCGCCATGCTCACCTCCTTTGCCAAATACCTGGGGGAGGATCTGGGGGATATTTACCAGATGGCCCTGGGGGGCCTGCTCCTGGACATTGGGGTGATGCGCCTTAACCCGGAAATTCTCAATAAGCCGGGCAAACTGAGTGGGGAGGAATTCCGCCATGTCCGCTCCCACGTGCTCCTGGGGGCGGACCTGCTGCGACAGCTCCAGGGCATTCCTACCTTGGCTTTGCAGATTCTGGAGCAGCACCATGAGCGCCAGGACGGCAGCGGCTATCCCCGGGGCCTCTCCGGCGATGCTATCAGCCGGGCCGGGCGCATGGCGGCTATTGTGGATGTGTATGACGCCATTACCTCGGACCGGGTCTATCACCCCCGTCTGGACCCGGCCAGCGCCATCCGCAAGCTCTTTGACTGGAGCCGTTTCCAGTTCGACAGCGAGCTGACCCAGGCTTTCATCCGCAGCGTGGGCATTTACCCCGTGGGCACCCTGGTGCGTCTGGAAAGTGGCCGTCTGGGCATTGTCACGGCCCAGCGGGAAAAAAGCCTGCTCCAGCCCGTGGTGCGGGTGATTTTCGACACCCGGCGCAATTACTACCTGCCCCCCACGGATGTGGATTTGTCCCGGCCCCTGGGCCAGGGGGGCGGGGACCGGATTGTGGGCAACGAATCCCCGGTGCAGTGGGGCATCGAGGTGCAGCGCTTTCTCCTCTAG
- the thpR gene encoding RNA 2',3'-cyclic phosphodiesterase, with amino-acid sequence MEPVGPTGAGAALSSISPGKGEGEAGAGDPGRHQGTFLPPGRLFFALWPDPATVTGLRNFARTWLARQGPEAATLWRLMQPETLHLTLAFLGQVTEERTPLLAWVMGAVDFPALTFALDRWGWWPHNRILWAGCTQPPPALLALGNGMQVALVDAGFPLEARSFLPHVTLLRGRAGAVPGGGETAGLLPEPLSWTAHELVLVRSAPRAGQAHYEILARQPLGRRAPSREGGTV; translated from the coding sequence ATGGAACCAGTGGGACCGACCGGGGCAGGCGCTGCCCTTTCCTCCATTTCCCCCGGAAAAGGGGAAGGGGAGGCAGGTGCCGGAGATCCGGGTAGGCATCAGGGCACGTTCCTGCCCCCTGGGCGGCTCTTTTTCGCCCTCTGGCCAGACCCTGCCACGGTAACGGGGCTAAGGAACTTCGCCCGGACCTGGCTGGCACGGCAGGGTCCGGAGGCGGCCACCCTCTGGCGCCTGATGCAGCCCGAAACCCTTCACCTCACCCTGGCCTTTCTTGGCCAGGTGACGGAGGAGCGGACGCCTCTTCTGGCCTGGGTAATGGGGGCGGTGGACTTCCCCGCCCTGACCTTTGCCTTGGACCGCTGGGGCTGGTGGCCCCATAACCGGATTCTCTGGGCCGGGTGTACCCAACCGCCCCCGGCCTTGCTGGCGTTGGGCAATGGCATGCAGGTAGCCCTGGTGGATGCTGGTTTCCCCCTGGAAGCCCGTTCCTTTTTGCCCCATGTGACCTTGCTTCGGGGCCGGGCGGGGGCGGTGCCCGGCGGGGGAGAGACGGCGGGGCTGTTGCCAGAGCCCCTGTCCTGGACAGCCCATGAACTGGTTTTGGTCCGCTCCGCCCCTCGGGCGGGGCAGGCCCATTATGAAATTCTGGCCCGCCAGCCCCTGGGGCGGCGGGCCCCAAGCCGGGAGGGAGGAACGGTTTGA
- the ispF gene encoding 2-C-methyl-D-erythritol 2,4-cyclodiphosphate synthase: protein MSALAFRVGQGWDVHALVADRPLILGGVTIPHRLGLLGHSDADVLIHALIDALLGAAALGDIGRHFPDTDPRWKGADSRVLLRHTVSLLAQAGWRVGNVDSTVIAQAPKLAPHIPAMVAHLAADLGVPEGVVNVKAKTAEKLGYAGREEGISAQAIALLLPLQE from the coding sequence ATGAGCGCACTGGCGTTTCGCGTCGGTCAGGGCTGGGATGTACACGCCCTGGTGGCGGACCGGCCCCTGATCCTGGGGGGGGTGACCATTCCCCATCGGCTGGGCCTCTTGGGTCATTCGGATGCGGATGTGCTGATTCACGCCCTCATCGACGCCCTTCTGGGGGCGGCGGCCCTGGGGGACATCGGCCGCCATTTCCCGGATACGGACCCCCGCTGGAAGGGGGCGGACAGCCGGGTGCTGCTGCGCCACACCGTTAGCCTGCTGGCCCAGGCAGGCTGGCGGGTGGGCAATGTGGATAGCACGGTGATTGCCCAGGCGCCCAAGCTGGCGCCCCATATTCCGGCTATGGTGGCCCATCTGGCGGCGGACCTGGGGGTGCCGGAAGGGGTGGTGAATGTGAAGGCTAAAACGGCTGAAAAGCTGGGCTACGCCGGGCGGGAAGAAGGCATCTCCGCCCAGGCCATAGCCCTGCTTCTGCCGCTTCAGGAGTGA
- the ispD gene encoding 2-C-methyl-D-erythritol 4-phosphate cytidylyltransferase, with amino-acid sequence MAKHYALVPAAGSGSRFGGPLPKQYCLIGGRPLLYHTLAALCACPDIERVWVVLSPEDDFWPNQEWQSLGPKLSPLFCGGPSRAASVGNGLEAVADCLAEEDWVLVHDAARPCLNGDALGRLIGELAQDPVGGLLAVPVADTLKRADGEQRVADTLPRDGLWQAQTPQMFRYGLLRRALAAHPGVTDEAGAVEALGLHPRLVRGELSNLKVTYGADLTLARAILEGRQA; translated from the coding sequence ATGGCTAAACACTATGCATTGGTTCCTGCGGCGGGCAGCGGTTCCCGGTTCGGCGGCCCCCTGCCCAAGCAATACTGTCTCATCGGCGGGCGTCCCCTGCTCTATCACACCCTGGCGGCCCTCTGTGCCTGCCCGGACATTGAACGGGTCTGGGTGGTGCTGTCCCCGGAGGACGATTTCTGGCCCAACCAGGAATGGCAATCCCTGGGCCCTAAGCTGAGCCCCCTGTTTTGCGGCGGCCCCAGCCGGGCGGCCAGTGTGGGCAACGGTCTGGAGGCGGTGGCCGATTGTCTGGCAGAGGAAGACTGGGTGCTGGTCCATGACGCCGCCCGGCCCTGCCTGAACGGGGATGCCCTGGGGCGCCTCATCGGGGAATTGGCCCAGGACCCGGTGGGCGGCCTGCTGGCCGTGCCCGTGGCGGATACCCTGAAGCGGGCCGATGGGGAGCAGCGGGTAGCCGACACCCTGCCCCGGGACGGACTGTGGCAGGCCCAGACCCCCCAGATGTTCCGCTACGGCCTGCTGCGCCGGGCCCTGGCGGCCCATCCCGGGGTGACGGACGAGGCCGGGGCGGTGGAAGCCCTGGGGCTCCACCCCCGCCTGGTGCGGGGGGAACTGAGTAATCTGAAGGTGACCTACGGGGCGGACCTGACCCTGGCCCGAGCCATTCTGGAAGGAAGACAAGCATGA